The following coding sequences are from one Virgibacillus necropolis window:
- the nadC gene encoding carboxylating nicotinate-nucleotide diphosphorylase, which produces MNRLKLHALLQSFLVEDIGDRDLTSSAIFPPSELGKGTFIAKADGIISGLQIIQEAYQLLDSRIKVDYFYKDGDQVNVGDTIAEVHGSIVSILGGERVILNLVQRMSGIASTTRQSVRTLNDAAINICDTRKTTPGLRMLEKYAVVTGGGKNHRFGLYDGVMIKDNHIAFCGSITKAVSAVRENSGHMVKIEVETESKEEVLEAVRAGADVIMFDNRKPSEVREFAVLVPKYIMTEASGGITLTNIAEYADTGVDFISLGFLTHSVTSLDISLLVR; this is translated from the coding sequence ATGAACCGATTAAAATTACACGCACTTCTCCAATCATTTTTAGTAGAAGATATTGGAGACCGTGATCTCACAAGTAGTGCAATTTTTCCACCGAGTGAGCTTGGTAAAGGAACTTTTATTGCAAAAGCAGATGGGATTATTTCTGGATTGCAAATTATTCAAGAAGCGTATCAATTACTGGATAGTCGTATTAAGGTTGACTATTTTTACAAAGATGGGGATCAGGTAAACGTAGGTGATACAATCGCTGAAGTACATGGTTCAATCGTCTCAATACTTGGTGGAGAAAGAGTGATTTTAAACCTTGTCCAGCGAATGAGTGGAATTGCAAGCACGACAAGGCAATCTGTGAGAACGCTTAATGACGCTGCGATTAACATTTGTGATACGCGGAAAACAACACCAGGCTTACGTATGCTTGAAAAATATGCAGTCGTGACAGGCGGGGGTAAAAACCATCGCTTTGGACTTTATGATGGTGTAATGATTAAGGATAATCATATCGCATTTTGTGGATCTATAACGAAGGCGGTAAGCGCAGTTCGTGAAAATAGTGGCCATATGGTAAAGATTGAAGTCGAAACGGAATCGAAGGAAGAGGTTCTGGAGGCAGTCAGGGCTGGCGCAGATGTAATTATGTTCGACAATCGAAAACCAAGTGAAGTACGGGAATTTGCAGTCCTTGTTCCAAAGTATATCATGACAGAGGCATCGGGCGGGATAACACTTACAAATATAGCTGAATATGCGGACACTGGAGTTGATTTTATATCACTAGGTTTTCTCACCCATTCCGTAACATCATTAGATATTAGTTTGCTAGTTCGATAG
- the nadA gene encoding quinolinate synthase NadA, which translates to MSLLDMIQNNSGQMLPDHYKSLSVEEMEARVFEIKEKLGSKVFIPGHHYQKDEVIQFADVTGDSLQLAQVSAKNSKAEYIVFCGVHFMAETADILTEDKQKVILPDMRAGCSMADMANINQTERGWTEMQQVFGDTIIPLTYVNSTAAIKSFVGKNSGATVTSSNAKKMLEWAFTQKERILFLPDQHLGRNTAYDLGIPLDQMAVWDPILERFEYEGDLSEVRVILWKGHCSVHENFTVGNIEDLRAKDPNTAIIVHPECSREVVALSDYAGSTKYIIDKISHAEAGTKWAVGTEMNLVNRLTKQHADKEVFSLNPQMCPCLTMNRIDLPHLLWTLESIENDEIMNQIKVDSEIATWAKVALERMLDRA; encoded by the coding sequence ATGAGTTTATTAGATATGATTCAGAATAACAGCGGGCAGATGCTCCCAGATCATTATAAGTCATTATCGGTTGAGGAGATGGAGGCACGAGTCTTTGAGATAAAGGAAAAACTAGGGAGTAAGGTTTTTATCCCTGGTCACCATTATCAAAAGGATGAAGTCATTCAATTCGCTGATGTTACTGGTGATTCTTTGCAATTAGCACAAGTATCAGCCAAAAATTCTAAGGCGGAATATATCGTGTTTTGTGGTGTTCATTTTATGGCAGAAACAGCGGATATCTTAACGGAGGATAAACAAAAGGTGATCTTGCCGGATATGCGTGCAGGCTGCTCGATGGCTGATATGGCAAACATTAATCAAACGGAACGTGGCTGGACTGAAATGCAGCAGGTTTTTGGTGATACGATTATTCCATTAACCTATGTGAATTCTACTGCAGCTATCAAAAGCTTTGTAGGGAAAAATAGCGGGGCGACGGTGACATCTTCAAATGCGAAGAAAATGCTAGAATGGGCATTTACACAAAAAGAACGCATTTTATTTTTACCAGATCAACATTTAGGACGAAATACTGCTTATGATCTTGGAATTCCATTGGATCAAATGGCCGTGTGGGATCCAATTTTGGAGAGGTTTGAGTATGAAGGTGATTTAAGCGAGGTGCGTGTAATCTTGTGGAAAGGACATTGCTCGGTTCATGAGAATTTTACGGTTGGTAATATTGAGGATCTTCGGGCAAAGGATCCAAATACCGCAATTATTGTGCACCCTGAATGTAGCCGTGAAGTGGTTGCGTTATCTGATTATGCAGGTTCTACAAAGTATATTATTGATAAGATTAGCCATGCTGAGGCAGGAACGAAATGGGCTGTTGGGACGGAAATGAATCTCGTAAATCGTCTGACGAAGCAGCATGCCGATAAGGAAGTTTTTTCATTGAATCCGCAAATGTGCCCGTGTCTAACAATGAACCGAATTGATCTGCCACACCTGCTATGGACGTTGGAATCGATTGAAAACGATGAAATCATGAATCAGATTAAAGTTGACTCGGAAATTGCTACTTGGGCAAAAGTAGCACTCGAACGAATGTTGGATAGAGCGTAG
- a CDS encoding DUF6044 family protein has translation MWSTIFTNFSKYKFILIACLIIIGYLMPYYLLGENTHIRVHDNLDSNIVWYKILAESGNIFSMPYTEFPNVINGLPRSSLPSGFDAMVWLYVLFGPFTAYVINQTIMRFVAFFGMYLLLKTTIIPQVKSSWISVGVALAFSMLPFWPSGALSIAGLPLALHIFLTIRKHGTGAPKPYWVILFLFPFFSSFILTFVFFLSLIGILWLVDWIRTKHINLPFFLAISLMSLLYLIKNYLVIYSMFINSGFTSHRDELNLGHKDLQGTFQLFLDNFMEGHTHDMDFHQWIIFPVVGLALLVAAYYKLKPKWLVGYLFVNGLLSLIYAFWYWEGMRVVKDNFMVANTFNFSRIHFLHPLFWYLCFALALAILYKYVKFGKWLAALLIVLQCTLLFQLNEENKYEEIGTPTFKEFYSTELFQEIEEYIGKDQSDYRVVSVAMHPTIAQYNGFYTLDTYNTSYPLSYKKKFRKIIAPELEENKKLENYYDTWGSRAYMFVSEIGKHYLFSKNSERVIDHLDINTKALENLGGDYIFSALPIKNHKEIGLTFEKSFESASSPWKIYLYKVKLHSVGVLLPVKLR, from the coding sequence ATGTGGTCAACCATCTTTACAAATTTTTCAAAATATAAATTCATACTGATTGCATGCTTAATCATTATTGGTTATCTGATGCCGTATTATTTACTGGGAGAAAACACACATATACGGGTCCACGATAACCTGGACTCGAATATTGTTTGGTATAAGATACTTGCTGAAAGCGGAAATATATTTTCGATGCCATACACGGAGTTTCCGAATGTAATCAACGGTCTCCCCAGAAGTTCACTTCCTTCAGGATTTGATGCAATGGTATGGCTTTATGTATTATTTGGGCCCTTCACAGCCTATGTTATCAACCAAACAATCATGCGATTTGTAGCTTTTTTCGGGATGTATCTGTTATTAAAAACAACAATCATTCCACAGGTTAAATCATCCTGGATAAGTGTCGGTGTTGCTTTAGCCTTTTCCATGCTTCCTTTTTGGCCATCTGGTGCGTTGTCAATCGCTGGTTTACCTTTGGCACTACATATATTTTTAACGATTCGAAAGCATGGGACCGGGGCACCAAAGCCGTATTGGGTAATCTTATTTTTGTTCCCATTCTTTTCAAGCTTTATCTTGACATTTGTTTTTTTCTTAAGTTTAATCGGAATCCTTTGGCTGGTTGATTGGATTCGAACAAAACATATTAATCTTCCGTTTTTCCTGGCAATATCTTTGATGAGCCTGCTTTATTTGATTAAAAATTACTTAGTAATTTATTCCATGTTTATAAATAGCGGATTCACATCACACCGCGACGAACTCAATTTAGGCCACAAAGATTTGCAAGGAACCTTTCAATTGTTCTTGGATAACTTTATGGAAGGCCATACACATGATATGGATTTTCATCAATGGATTATCTTTCCAGTTGTTGGATTAGCATTACTTGTAGCCGCTTATTATAAATTAAAACCGAAATGGTTGGTAGGCTATTTATTTGTTAATGGGCTTCTTTCACTCATCTATGCTTTTTGGTATTGGGAAGGCATGCGTGTAGTAAAAGACAACTTTATGGTGGCAAACACGTTTAACTTTAGCAGAATACACTTTTTACACCCTTTATTCTGGTATCTATGTTTTGCGCTTGCTTTAGCAATTTTGTACAAATATGTAAAATTTGGAAAGTGGCTGGCAGCACTGTTAATTGTGCTGCAATGTACATTACTATTTCAGTTGAATGAAGAAAATAAATATGAAGAAATCGGTACACCAACGTTTAAAGAGTTTTATTCCACTGAATTATTTCAAGAAATAGAGGAGTATATTGGAAAAGATCAATCTGATTACCGTGTTGTAAGTGTCGCCATGCACCCAACAATTGCACAATATAACGGGTTTTACACCCTTGATACGTATAACACCAGCTACCCACTCTCTTATAAGAAAAAGTTCAGAAAGATAATCGCACCAGAGCTTGAAGAAAATAAAAAATTAGAAAATTACTATGACACGTGGGGAAGCAGAGCCTATATGTTTGTTAGTGAAATAGGGAAACACTATCTGTTCTCAAAAAATAGTGAAAGAGTAATTGATCATTTAGATATCAATACAAAAGCACTTGAAAATTTAGGTGGAGATTATATTTTCTCTGCACTACCAATTAAAAACCACAAGGAAATTGGTCTTACATTTGAAAAGAGCTTTGAATCAGCTTCATCACCATGGAAAATTTATCTATATAAAGTGAAACTTCATTCAGTGGGGGTTTTACTGCCCGTCAAACTGCGATAA
- the rffA gene encoding dTDP-4-amino-4,6-dideoxygalactose transaminase, with product MIPFNKPCVTGKEKEYMQEAIQEPKLSGNGPFGKKCTKWLEDRLKCEKALLTPSCTAALEMTALLIDATEGDEIIMPSYTFVSTANAYALKGAAIRFVDVQADTMNIDPIAIEHAITEHTKAIVVVHYAGIACDMDEIMKIADRHDLWVIEDAAQALLSTYKGKPLGTIGHFGTISFHETKNYTCGEGGALLINHESAVNRAEIIQEKGTNRSQFLKGMVDKYTWRDIGSSYLLSDINAAYLYAQFQFADKINEDRIDSWNHYYETLKPLMKTGKISLPYVPDECVHNGHMFYVKTENEKVRQQLIDYLKDQSVMAVSHYVPLHSSHAGEMYGKFIGEDQFTTKDSERIVRLPLYYGMEEEDINHVVNHLYKFFKI from the coding sequence ATGATTCCATTTAATAAACCATGTGTGACAGGAAAAGAGAAGGAATATATGCAAGAGGCAATCCAAGAGCCTAAACTTTCGGGTAATGGCCCTTTTGGGAAAAAGTGTACAAAATGGCTGGAAGATCGTTTGAAGTGTGAGAAAGCTTTACTTACACCATCATGCACAGCCGCTTTGGAAATGACGGCACTATTAATCGACGCTACAGAAGGTGATGAAATCATTATGCCTTCTTACACCTTTGTTTCGACAGCCAATGCTTATGCTCTCAAGGGGGCAGCCATTCGTTTTGTTGATGTTCAAGCAGATACAATGAACATTGATCCAATAGCAATCGAACATGCAATAACAGAACACACAAAGGCAATTGTCGTTGTTCACTATGCAGGCATCGCTTGTGACATGGATGAAATTATGAAAATCGCTGATCGACATGATTTATGGGTTATTGAAGATGCAGCACAGGCTCTGTTAAGTACGTATAAAGGTAAACCACTCGGGACAATCGGCCATTTCGGGACGATTAGTTTCCATGAAACAAAGAACTACACTTGTGGTGAAGGCGGTGCCCTTCTGATTAATCATGAAAGCGCAGTGAATCGTGCCGAAATAATACAAGAGAAAGGAACAAACCGCTCTCAATTTTTAAAAGGAATGGTTGATAAATATACATGGCGTGATATCGGCTCATCCTATTTACTAAGTGATATAAATGCAGCTTATCTTTATGCCCAATTCCAGTTCGCTGATAAAATAAATGAAGATCGTATCGATTCATGGAATCATTATTACGAGACTTTAAAACCGTTAATGAAAACAGGCAAAATTTCACTTCCGTACGTACCTGATGAGTGTGTTCATAATGGCCATATGTTTTATGTAAAAACAGAAAATGAAAAAGTACGTCAACAACTAATTGACTATCTAAAAGACCAGAGCGTCATGGCTGTATCACACTATGTACCATTGCATTCTTCACATGCAGGTGAAATGTATGGTAAATTTATCGGTGAAGATCAGTTTACAACAAAAGACAGTGAAAGAATTGTGCGACTACCGCTATATTATGGAATGGAAGAAGAGGATATCAATCATGTGGTCAACCATCTTTACAAATTTTTCAAAATATAA
- a CDS encoding EamA family transporter: MGFAYIFATIIFTVYGQLILKWKIDKYGSLPEEWMDKMAFIFRLLLDPLILSGFLSAFVASLFWMAAMTKFNISFAYPFMSLSFVLVFLLSVFLFGEPVTSQKVIGLSLIVLGIIVTSQST; encoded by the coding sequence ATGGGCTTTGCATATATTTTTGCGACAATTATATTTACCGTTTATGGGCAATTGATATTGAAATGGAAGATTGATAAGTACGGGAGTTTGCCAGAAGAATGGATGGATAAAATGGCATTTATATTTCGCCTGCTACTTGATCCATTGATCCTCTCTGGGTTTCTATCCGCATTCGTCGCGTCCCTCTTTTGGATGGCGGCAATGACAAAGTTCAATATCAGTTTTGCCTATCCATTTATGAGTCTATCATTCGTACTTGTGTTTCTCCTCTCCGTATTTTTGTTTGGTGAACCTGTCACAAGTCAAAAGGTGATTGGACTCTCGTTAATTGTGTTAGGCATTATTGTTACAAGTCAATCGACATGA
- a CDS encoding GNAT family N-acetyltransferase yields the protein MSEYLKETPWDKRNFNINTYELTASTEDALKETVDKDGHFTLKVNPLDNPEMLMKYGFYYMDTLIEPVCKKEDLHLFVRGGASISTEYDRQELIQVAEEAFIHGRFHRDFNIPSSQADKRYVNWLHDLMDANNVFSLLYEGRTAGFYAFEQDKVLLMGMKKEFRSKGLAKTFVSQGCFEQLKFGHAHLKTSISAANVASLNLFYALGFKLKNTVDVYHKMNHTSQIGV from the coding sequence ATGAGCGAATATTTAAAAGAAACTCCTTGGGATAAACGAAATTTCAACATAAACACTTACGAATTAACCGCTTCTACCGAAGATGCTCTGAAGGAAACAGTCGATAAAGATGGTCATTTTACCCTCAAAGTGAACCCATTAGATAACCCTGAAATGTTAATGAAGTATGGGTTTTACTACATGGATACATTAATCGAACCTGTTTGTAAAAAAGAAGACTTGCACTTATTCGTGCGTGGAGGTGCATCGATTTCAACAGAATACGATCGACAGGAATTAATCCAAGTTGCTGAAGAAGCTTTCATCCATGGCCGCTTTCACCGTGATTTCAATATCCCTTCTTCACAAGCAGACAAACGCTATGTCAACTGGCTCCATGATCTGATGGATGCAAACAACGTATTTTCCCTACTGTATGAAGGGCGTACAGCGGGGTTTTATGCATTTGAACAGGATAAAGTACTACTAATGGGGATGAAAAAGGAATTTCGCAGTAAGGGCCTTGCAAAAACATTTGTGAGTCAAGGGTGTTTTGAACAGCTTAAATTTGGTCACGCCCATTTGAAAACTTCAATTTCTGCTGCCAACGTGGCATCATTAAATTTATTTTATGCGCTCGGTTTCAAATTGAAAAATACCGTTGATGTTTACCACAAAATGAATCATACATCCCAAATTGGCGTATAA
- a CDS encoding glycosyltransferase family 2 protein, which yields MGTNHPLVSVVIPVYGCETCLVELCNRVKTTIEKIPAQFEIILVNDASPDNAWETIKQVSSKDHRIKGINLSRNFGQHHAITAGLDHTIGDWIVVMDCDLQDKPEEITKLYVKAQEGYDVVFGNRTVRQDTWLKRTSSKLFYKFYDYLADRTSDHTVANFSICSKKVIESFRKMNEQNRFFPLFIKWMGYNTANVQVEHCQRQEGKSSYNIKKLVTLGTDAIISQSNKPLRLSIQFGFLISLVSFIYGLYLMFRYFFLFQPVPGWTSVMVSIYFIGGLIFFNFGILGLYIGKVFNETKARPIYLIQEKTEAFHDYDDRSE from the coding sequence ATGGGAACAAATCACCCATTAGTATCAGTAGTCATCCCTGTTTACGGTTGCGAAACATGTCTAGTAGAGCTATGTAACCGGGTAAAAACCACCATTGAAAAAATTCCAGCCCAATTTGAAATCATCTTAGTAAACGATGCTAGTCCAGACAATGCTTGGGAAACGATTAAACAAGTAAGTTCTAAGGATCATAGAATCAAAGGAATCAACCTCTCGCGTAACTTTGGTCAACACCATGCGATCACCGCTGGCCTTGACCATACGATTGGTGATTGGATTGTTGTTATGGACTGTGATTTACAAGATAAACCAGAAGAAATAACAAAATTATACGTAAAAGCGCAGGAAGGTTATGATGTCGTTTTTGGCAATCGAACAGTCCGGCAAGATACATGGCTTAAACGAACTTCATCCAAACTTTTTTATAAATTTTATGATTATTTGGCTGACCGAACATCCGATCACACCGTTGCCAATTTCAGTATCTGTTCTAAAAAAGTAATTGAGAGCTTTCGAAAAATGAACGAACAAAACCGCTTCTTTCCCTTATTTATAAAGTGGATGGGGTATAACACGGCAAATGTTCAGGTAGAACATTGCCAAAGACAAGAAGGAAAATCATCCTATAACATAAAGAAACTGGTTACACTCGGAACGGATGCTATTATTTCACAATCTAATAAACCGCTAAGATTATCTATCCAGTTTGGATTTTTAATCTCATTAGTCTCGTTTATTTATGGACTATATTTAATGTTCCGGTATTTTTTCTTATTTCAACCTGTACCAGGATGGACCAGCGTTATGGTATCCATCTACTTCATCGGAGGATTAATCTTTTTTAACTTTGGTATCCTTGGATTGTATATAGGAAAAGTATTCAACGAAACAAAAGCAAGACCAATTTATCTGATTCAAGAAAAAACAGAAGCTTTTCATGATTATGATGATCGGAGTGAATAA
- the rfbB gene encoding dTDP-glucose 4,6-dehydratase — MNNQKPSLLVTGGAGFIGSNFITYFMKKYPTSQVITIDKLTYAGSKRNLSEVENLDNYQFIHGDILDENLMKDIFSDFNISGVIHFAAESHVDRSIEDAKAFVESNVLGTFTLLQAAKSVWEKDGLLAERRFHQISTDEVYGSLGKKGKFSEETPYNPRNPYSASKASANMLVKSFGYTHGMNVVISSSSNNYGPRQHSEKLIPTIISNALKAESIPIYGDGKNIRDWLYVEDHCSALDKIYHQGKALETYTIGGGNEKTNSELAREICEILDHLVPEIGNKAQIKSFNDLITFTEDRLGHDRRYAVDDTKLRQTLGWKPSMTLESGLKKTVEWYVKQWEQITH; from the coding sequence ATGAATAATCAAAAACCGAGCCTTTTAGTTACAGGTGGAGCAGGATTTATCGGATCAAATTTTATTACGTACTTTATGAAAAAGTATCCAACTAGTCAGGTAATCACTATTGATAAACTTACTTATGCAGGCTCAAAGCGGAATTTATCTGAAGTAGAAAATCTTGATAACTATCAATTCATACATGGAGACATACTAGATGAGAATCTGATGAAAGATATATTTTCCGATTTCAACATTTCTGGAGTCATTCACTTTGCTGCAGAATCACATGTTGATCGATCAATTGAAGACGCAAAAGCTTTTGTGGAATCCAATGTTCTCGGTACCTTCACCCTCCTTCAAGCAGCTAAGAGTGTTTGGGAGAAAGATGGATTACTCGCAGAACGACGATTCCACCAAATATCAACGGATGAAGTTTATGGATCATTAGGTAAGAAAGGTAAATTCTCTGAAGAAACACCTTACAATCCGCGCAATCCGTATAGTGCATCCAAGGCAAGTGCAAACATGCTTGTAAAAAGCTTTGGATATACGCATGGGATGAATGTTGTTATATCTAGCAGTTCCAATAACTATGGACCACGACAACATTCAGAAAAGCTGATTCCAACCATTATCTCAAATGCTTTAAAGGCTGAGTCAATCCCAATCTATGGGGATGGGAAAAATATAAGAGATTGGCTGTATGTAGAAGATCATTGTAGTGCATTGGATAAAATCTATCACCAGGGAAAGGCCCTAGAAACTTATACTATTGGTGGCGGTAATGAAAAAACAAACAGTGAACTTGCAAGGGAAATATGTGAAATTCTGGATCATCTCGTGCCGGAAATTGGAAATAAAGCGCAAATCAAATCGTTTAACGATTTGATTACATTCACCGAAGATCGCTTAGGACATGATAGACGCTATGCAGTTGATGATACAAAACTACGTCAAACATTGGGCTGGAAACCATCAATGACCTTAGAATCAGGACTTAAAAAAACAGTAGAATGGTATGTAAAGCAATGGGAACAAATCACCCATTAG
- the rfbA gene encoding glucose-1-phosphate thymidylyltransferase RfbA, with product MKGIILAGGSGSRLAPSTNSINKHLLAVYDKPMIYYPLSVLMLAGIKEIMIISTESDKQRFEDLLGDGSSFGISLTYREQVNPNGIPEALIIGEKFIGKDDVTLILGDNIFYGQGFTNILRNAIQNHNDATIFGYRVKDPKRFGVVEFDQHQKVVSLEEKPIEPKSDFAVTGLYIYDNKSIKIAKKLNFSERGELEITDVNKEYLKRDQLNVQLLGRGFAWMDAGTHESLYEASEFVRNIQQRQGFKLACLEEIAFYMGYMTRESLYEKGKSMEKNDYGQYLMEIANRKHTQQYWDSIDRNPVLGLVENE from the coding sequence ATGAAGGGGATTATACTTGCTGGGGGAAGCGGGTCAAGGCTCGCGCCAAGTACAAACAGTATCAATAAACATCTACTAGCTGTCTACGATAAACCGATGATTTATTACCCGTTGTCTGTATTGATGTTGGCTGGAATCAAAGAAATTATGATAATCAGCACAGAATCTGACAAGCAGAGATTTGAAGATTTACTAGGTGATGGTTCATCGTTTGGCATTTCTCTTACGTACCGTGAACAGGTAAATCCAAATGGAATTCCAGAAGCATTAATCATCGGAGAAAAATTTATTGGTAAAGATGATGTCACACTAATTCTCGGCGATAATATTTTTTACGGTCAAGGATTTACGAACATTTTACGAAACGCTATCCAGAACCATAACGATGCGACGATATTTGGCTATCGCGTGAAGGACCCGAAAAGATTTGGTGTAGTAGAATTCGACCAACATCAAAAAGTAGTTTCATTGGAAGAAAAACCTATAGAACCCAAATCAGATTTTGCCGTTACAGGCCTATATATTTATGATAACAAGTCTATAAAAATAGCAAAGAAACTCAATTTTTCTGAACGAGGTGAATTAGAAATAACGGATGTAAACAAGGAATATTTAAAAAGAGATCAATTAAATGTTCAGCTCCTTGGTAGAGGGTTTGCCTGGATGGATGCAGGAACACATGAATCCTTATACGAGGCTTCTGAATTTGTAAGAAACATTCAACAACGACAGGGGTTTAAACTCGCATGTCTAGAAGAAATCGCCTTTTACATGGGGTATATGACAAGGGAATCACTCTATGAAAAAGGAAAATCCATGGAAAAGAATGATTACGGGCAATATCTGATGGAAATTGCCAATCGAAAACATACCCAACAATACTGGGACTCGATTGATCGCAATCCCGTGTTAGGACTGGTTGAAAATGAATAA
- a CDS encoding chemotaxis protein has product MTQKIAVAFLHGAGTPDKDFAAEMIRKIKEGFSKKLGIENANQEIVFEAVFWSSVFEKEERELLKRLQKNADLDYLLLRRFVVEFLADAVAYQPTKQGSQNYDRVNAFLAESIRRLKQKAGQYAPLCIVSHSLGSVVASNYFYDLQFKQENIGPKTMTIKSDTPIEKAQTLALFYTIGSPLALWSMRYPDFGIPIHVPSPGLDKIHAHVQGEWINFYDKDDVLAFPLKGLNDYYQAAVTKDVKVNAGGWMTSWTPLSHNKYNTDVEVINPIVEGLVRTWKEVNE; this is encoded by the coding sequence GTGACACAAAAAATTGCGGTTGCTTTCTTGCATGGGGCAGGAACACCTGATAAAGATTTCGCAGCTGAAATGATACGGAAAATTAAAGAAGGATTCTCGAAAAAATTAGGGATTGAAAATGCGAATCAGGAAATTGTTTTTGAAGCGGTGTTTTGGTCATCCGTTTTTGAGAAGGAAGAAAGGGAACTATTAAAACGTTTGCAAAAAAATGCTGATTTAGACTACCTGTTGTTACGTCGCTTTGTTGTGGAATTTTTGGCAGATGCTGTGGCATACCAACCAACAAAGCAGGGGAGCCAAAATTATGATCGGGTAAATGCCTTTTTAGCAGAATCTATTCGTAGATTGAAACAAAAGGCTGGGCAATATGCACCATTATGTATCGTTAGCCATAGTCTAGGCTCAGTGGTCGCAAGTAATTATTTCTATGACCTGCAATTTAAACAGGAAAATATTGGACCAAAGACAATGACTATTAAATCTGACACACCAATCGAAAAAGCCCAGACATTAGCGCTATTTTATACAATCGGTAGCCCACTCGCATTATGGTCGATGCGATACCCGGATTTTGGTATCCCTATTCACGTTCCCTCTCCTGGTTTAGATAAAATTCACGCTCATGTGCAGGGTGAATGGATAAACTTTTATGATAAGGATGATGTGCTAGCATTTCCATTAAAAGGATTAAACGATTATTATCAAGCTGCTGTAACGAAGGATGTCAAGGTGAATGCCGGGGGATGGATGACAAGCTGGACGCCCCTTTCACATAATAAATACAATACGGATGTTGAAGTTATAAATCCAATTGTTGAAGGATTAGTTCGGACATGGAAAGAAGTGAATGAGTAA
- the queF gene encoding preQ(1) synthase encodes MEGRRDADLTDLTLLGSQGTTYQFDYTPEVLEAFENKHQKRDYFVKLNCPEFTTLCPKTGQPDFGAVYISYIPDIKMVESKSLKLYLFSFRNHGDFHEDSMNIIMNDLIDLMDPRYIEVWGKFTPRGGISIDPYCNYGKPGTKFEQMAEHRMMNHDLYPEKIDNR; translated from the coding sequence ATGGAAGGTAGACGAGACGCAGACTTAACAGATTTGACGCTTCTAGGTAGTCAAGGAACCACCTATCAATTTGACTATACACCAGAGGTTTTGGAAGCATTTGAAAATAAACACCAAAAAAGAGATTATTTTGTAAAACTTAATTGCCCTGAATTTACAACCTTATGTCCAAAAACAGGTCAGCCGGATTTTGGTGCGGTTTATATCAGTTACATACCTGATATAAAGATGGTAGAAAGCAAGTCTTTAAAGCTTTATTTGTTTAGTTTCCGAAATCATGGTGACTTTCATGAAGACAGTATGAACATTATCATGAATGATTTAATAGATTTGATGGATCCACGTTATATCGAAGTGTGGGGGAAATTCACACCGCGGGGAGGAATTTCCATTGACCCTTACTGTAATTATGGAAAGCCAGGGACTAAATTTGAACAGATGGCAGAACACCGTATGATGAATCATGATCTCTATCCTGAGAAGATAGATAATCGTTAA